Sequence from the Streptomyces mobaraensis NBRC 13819 = DSM 40847 genome:
GCCCAGACCGGCGGTCAGCCCCGACAGCAGCCCGATCAGCAGGGTGATCAGCACGATGACGGTGCCCATCAGGGCGAAGCGCCCTTTGGCGTACTTGAGATCTCTCCACGCGACGAACACGGCTGCGGCCTGCCTTCAGGGGGTACGGAGGGGCTGGGGACGGGGTACGCACCACTGTCGCCGCCGGTCCCGTGCGCGGACATCCGGCGGGGGAACACACTCCGCGGGCCGAAAGACGGCCCCCGTCTTGCACCTTTCGACAGAGGCGGGCCGGGGGCGGGGTTCCTTAGGCTGGGAGGACTGTGAACACCGTCGCCCCCGCTCCCACCCCCGTCACCCGGACCCTGACCTGGTGCCTGCACCTGCTGGTCGTCGGCCTGCTCCTGCTGGCCGGCGGCCGGGCCGTGGCCGACGGCGGGCCGCACGCCGGATGGACCGTCGCCGTCGCGGCGGCCTGCGCCCTCGTGTACGCGGCCGGTCCGGTGCTGTGGGGGACGGCGCTGCGGGGGAACCGCCCCTCGCGACGGGCCGCCGCACTGTGGCCGGCCGCCCTGGGCGCCGTCTGGCTGGTGCTGCTGGCGCTGTCCGCCGACGCGGTGTGGGTGGCGTTCCCGCTCTACTTCCTCCAGCTCCACCTGCTGCCCCGCCGCGCCGCCCTGGCGGCCGTGGCGGCCACCGCGGCGGCGGCCGCCGCCGGTTTCGCGGCGCACCGGGGCTCGTTCGGCGCGGCGATGGCCATCGGGCCCGCCCTCGGCGCCGCGGTGGCCGTGGCGGTGGTGTGGGGCTACCAGGCCCTCTACCGGGAGAGCGAACAGCGCAGGCGCCTGATCGAGGAACTCACCGCCACCCGCGCCGACCTGGACCGGGCCCAGCACACCGCCGGCGTCCTGGCCGAGCGGGAACGCCTGGCCCGCGAGATCCACGACACCCTCGCCCAGGGCTTCTCCAGCATCCAACTGCTGCTGCGCGCCGCCGAACGCGCCCTGCCCGACGCGCCGGAGACCGCCGCCCGCCACGTCGACCAGGCG
This genomic interval carries:
- a CDS encoding sensor histidine kinase, producing the protein MNTVAPAPTPVTRTLTWCLHLLVVGLLLLAGGRAVADGGPHAGWTVAVAAACALVYAAGPVLWGTALRGNRPSRRAAALWPAALGAVWLVLLALSADAVWVAFPLYFLQLHLLPRRAALAAVAATAAAAAAGFAAHRGSFGAAMAIGPALGAAVAVAVVWGYQALYRESEQRRRLIEELTATRADLDRAQHTAGVLAERERLAREIHDTLAQGFSSIQLLLRAAERALPDAPETAARHVDQARQAAVDNLAEARRLVAALAPPALEGTTLADALDRLCAATGARHRLAVRFRRTGGPAPLPTAYEVALLRVAQSALANTVRHAGATTAEVTLDRPRDHVVLRVADDGRGFDPGLLPAPDPENGGFGLAAMRARIDELGGDLTVASTPGQGTVLTARLPLTPPTGHGTEPVAAARTEPETEYKPEPETVTDPEARP